The sequence CGACCCCTTCTGTACCCACGACGATCTGCGGGCGCTCGTCCCGTCGGTTCCCAGCGCCGACTCCGACCGGGAGTTCTACGTGACCCTGTTCGAGACGGTCCTCGAGCGATCGGACGGGGAACCCGAGACCGACCGCCCAGCTACCGACGTCGCCACCACGCTTGCCGACAGCTACCTCGAGACGGCCGACCCGACGGCCGTCCAGTTTCGCCCCGGTGCCGAACGGGTGCTCGAGTACGCCCGCGACCGGGCTCGAGTCGGCCTGATCACGAACGGCGAGCGGCCCCGACAGGTCCAGAAGCTCGAGAGTCTCGGCATCGCCGACGCCTTCGACGTGCGAGTGTATACGGACCCGGGTGCGGGAATCGACCCGAAGCCGAGCACGACGCCGTTCGAGTACGCACTGGGTAAACTCGCGGCGAAGCCAGCGGCGTCGATCCACGTCGGCGATAGTCTGCATGCGGACATCGCCGGTGCCAACGCGATGGGACTCGACTCCGCGTGGCTCGCAGACGGCACCGAGCGCCCGGGTGACCACCGACCGACCTACGAACTGCGCAGTCTCGAGGCACTCGAGGAGATCGTCTGAGTCTCGGCCTCACTCGCCGACCCAGACCGTGTAAACGTACAGTCC is a genomic window of Natrarchaeobaculum aegyptiacum containing:
- a CDS encoding HAD family hydrolase, translating into MAAYDAVCFDLDRTLCEPTQDPETVLESAFDSAGYDPFCTHDDLRALVPSVPSADSDREFYVTLFETVLERSDGEPETDRPATDVATTLADSYLETADPTAVQFRPGAERVLEYARDRARVGLITNGERPRQVQKLESLGIADAFDVRVYTDPGAGIDPKPSTTPFEYALGKLAAKPAASIHVGDSLHADIAGANAMGLDSAWLADGTERPGDHRPTYELRSLEALEEIV